The Aureispira anguillae genome contains a region encoding:
- the cysQ gene encoding 3'(2'),5'-bisphosphate nucleotidase CysQ: MTYKDLIPELCQIATDAGLAILDIYKNCEGIEIIKKADDSPLTAADQASNAVICAGLEQLPIQYPIISEENKAVPFEVRKNYDYYWLVDPLDGTKEFIKRNGEFTVNIALVHAGKVVLGVVYAPVLDELYWAADGDGAFLKTNGETKAIHAPKFTMKDKGINVVCSRSHLNEETKAFIEQLDAPNLVSKGSSLKFLQLATGQAHLYPRVAPTMEWDTAAAQIVLEEAGGKVLQYNTTDAVIYNKENMLNPYFVAYANLVE; the protein is encoded by the coding sequence ATGACATACAAAGATTTAATTCCTGAGCTTTGTCAAATTGCGACAGATGCAGGTTTGGCTATATTGGATATTTATAAAAATTGTGAAGGCATTGAAATTATTAAAAAGGCAGATGATTCTCCTTTAACCGCAGCAGACCAAGCTTCTAATGCCGTTATTTGTGCTGGTTTAGAACAATTGCCAATCCAATATCCTATTATATCAGAAGAAAATAAAGCCGTTCCTTTTGAGGTGCGTAAAAATTATGACTATTATTGGTTGGTGGACCCATTAGATGGAACAAAAGAATTTATTAAGCGAAATGGAGAATTTACGGTTAATATAGCGTTGGTTCATGCTGGTAAGGTCGTATTAGGAGTGGTTTACGCTCCTGTTTTAGATGAGTTGTATTGGGCTGCTGATGGCGATGGAGCTTTCCTAAAGACCAATGGGGAGACAAAAGCAATTCATGCGCCTAAATTTACCATGAAAGACAAAGGAATCAATGTTGTTTGCTCTCGCTCTCATTTAAACGAAGAAACCAAAGCGTTTATTGAACAATTGGATGCTCCCAATTTGGTTTCGAAAGGAAGCTCTTTAAAATTTTTGCAATTGGCAACAGGGCAAGCTCATTTGTATCCTAGGGTAGCTCCAACCATGGAATGGGATACTGCTGCCGCACAAATTGTTCTGGAAGAAGCAGGAGGGAAGGTCTTGCAATACAATACAACAGATGCTGTGATTTACAACAAAGAAAATATGTTGAATCCCTACTTTGTGGCCTATGCTAATTTGGTAGAGTAG
- the hmpA gene encoding NO-inducible flavohemoprotein: protein MITAKTIEIVKSTAPVLAAHGEQITTVFYKRMFKNHPELKDIFNMTHQKQGTQPKVLANAVYQYAQHIDRLEVLGAAVESIAQKHVSLAITPEMYPIVGENLLAAIGEVLGEAATPEIVEAWTEAYQALADILINREEELYVDGEESTGGFRGKKEFEVIKKVQESSVITSFYLKRKDGTAIPEFKSGQYVSIMLDIPNTDHKHSRNYSLSDCNCKDYLRISVKREAATPEGIVSNYLHKNIGEGDSLWIGMPAGEFILEEGEQPVVLLAGGVGITPLMSMYKHLVNKTDRTVSFVQCALNSEMHAFKNEIKEHSNNNVTAITVYDQPLEADALGESHDFEGYLTLDILKTIPNLKDSAFYFCGPKPFMAATLNLLKQLEIEDDNIHYEFFGPAEELMLMEEAAV from the coding sequence ATGATTACTGCAAAAACGATAGAAATTGTAAAATCAACGGCTCCAGTTTTGGCGGCGCATGGGGAGCAAATTACCACTGTATTTTATAAGCGTATGTTTAAAAATCATCCTGAACTAAAGGATATTTTTAATATGACTCACCAAAAGCAAGGGACACAACCTAAAGTATTGGCTAATGCAGTCTATCAATATGCTCAACACATTGACCGACTAGAAGTATTGGGCGCAGCAGTAGAGTCTATTGCCCAAAAGCACGTAAGTTTAGCAATTACCCCCGAAATGTACCCTATTGTTGGAGAGAATTTACTGGCTGCAATTGGAGAAGTGTTAGGAGAAGCTGCTACGCCAGAAATTGTAGAAGCATGGACAGAGGCCTATCAGGCATTGGCCGATATCCTAATCAATAGAGAAGAAGAATTGTATGTGGATGGAGAAGAAAGCACGGGAGGTTTCCGTGGTAAGAAGGAGTTTGAGGTGATCAAAAAAGTTCAAGAAAGCTCGGTTATTACATCGTTTTATTTAAAACGCAAAGATGGGACAGCCATTCCTGAATTTAAATCAGGACAATATGTTTCTATTATGCTTGATATTCCCAATACCGATCATAAACATTCTCGAAATTATAGTTTGTCCGATTGTAACTGCAAAGATTATCTAAGAATTAGTGTTAAGCGAGAAGCAGCAACACCAGAAGGCATTGTTTCTAACTATTTGCATAAAAATATAGGAGAAGGGGATAGTTTGTGGATTGGAATGCCCGCAGGAGAGTTTATTTTAGAAGAAGGAGAACAGCCTGTTGTATTATTGGCAGGTGGTGTTGGCATTACTCCTTTGATGAGCATGTACAAGCATCTTGTTAATAAAACGGACCGAACTGTTAGTTTTGTTCAATGTGCTTTGAATAGCGAAATGCATGCTTTTAAAAATGAAATTAAGGAACATAGCAACAATAATGTTACTGCAATTACAGTTTATGACCAACCTTTGGAAGCTGATGCATTAGGAGAAAGCCATGATTTTGAAGGCTATTTGACGCTTGATATTTTAAAAACAATCCCAAATTTAAAAGATAGTGCTTTTTATTTCTGTGGCCCTAAACCATTTATGGCTGCTACGCTCAACCTTTTGAAACAATTGGAGATTGAAGATGACAATATTCATTATGAATTCTTTGGACCAGCAGAAGAATTGATGCTAATGGAAGAAGCAGCAGTTTAA
- the pfkA gene encoding 6-phosphofructokinase, with protein MKKIAVFTSGGDSPGMNACIRAVVRAACHYNIEVVGIRRGYKGMINDDFVPMNAKSVSYILHKGGTILGSARSDEFRTAAGRKKAYTNLKKHGIEGIVAIGGDGTFTGAHVFMQEYPDIAIVGTPGTIDNDLFGTDFTIGYDTAINTAMEAIDKIKDTADSHDRLFFVEVMGRDVGFIATRAGIAAGAKAILIPESKTNIDELVNLLLDNAAKKKMSNIVVVAEGDDEGGAMDIAKKVKAKTNIFDIRVTILGHMQRGGSPSCMDRVLASRVGVAAVTALKEGKKGIMLGQTHRSISETPFEKAIKHNQKMSAELEVLAKILAY; from the coding sequence ATGAAAAAAATAGCCGTATTCACTTCTGGTGGCGATTCTCCAGGCATGAATGCCTGCATCCGAGCGGTTGTTCGAGCTGCCTGTCATTATAACATAGAAGTAGTAGGCATTCGTCGAGGCTACAAAGGCATGATCAATGATGATTTTGTTCCTATGAATGCTAAATCGGTCAGCTATATACTGCACAAAGGGGGAACAATTTTAGGTTCTGCTCGCAGTGATGAATTTAGAACAGCAGCAGGACGCAAAAAAGCTTATACCAACCTCAAAAAGCATGGAATTGAAGGAATTGTAGCCATTGGTGGCGATGGGACATTTACAGGAGCCCATGTTTTTATGCAGGAATATCCAGACATTGCTATCGTCGGTACCCCAGGGACAATTGACAACGATTTATTTGGTACAGATTTTACGATTGGCTATGACACTGCGATCAATACAGCCATGGAAGCTATTGATAAAATAAAAGATACTGCTGATTCGCACGATCGATTATTTTTTGTAGAAGTAATGGGACGAGATGTTGGCTTTATTGCTACTAGGGCAGGGATCGCTGCTGGAGCAAAGGCAATTCTTATTCCAGAAAGTAAAACTAATATTGATGAGTTAGTGAATCTATTGTTGGACAATGCCGCTAAGAAAAAAATGTCTAATATTGTCGTTGTGGCAGAAGGAGATGATGAAGGTGGTGCGATGGATATTGCAAAAAAAGTAAAAGCAAAAACCAATATTTTTGATATTCGAGTGACCATTTTGGGGCATATGCAGCGAGGCGGTTCTCCTAGTTGCATGGATAGAGTTTTGGCTAGCCGAGTTGGCGTTGCAGCTGTAACGGCCTTAAAAGAAGGAAAAAAAGGGATTATGTTAGGACAAACCCACCGATCCATTAGTGAAACGCCCTTTGAAAAGGCCATTAAGCACAATCAAAAAATGAGTGCTGAACTAGAGGTCTTAGCCAAAATATTAGCGTATTAA
- a CDS encoding Crp/Fnr family transcriptional regulator → MINQEILKHYNFKIIDYNKEEYVFEKGALPRYYFQIISGGIKMSYYNEKGNEFIQGIFGKDKSFGEPPLLANLTYPANAITLRKTSIIKIPKEDFERLLLENQEVHINLTKKLSKRLYFKAVMANGITSNSAEEAILSLFDYIKTNVHNKSAPFSCKIDLTRKNIAGLTGLTTETTIRKIKEMEANKRLKIIDSKVYY, encoded by the coding sequence ATGATAAACCAAGAGATTTTAAAACATTATAATTTTAAGATTATTGATTATAATAAAGAGGAGTATGTCTTTGAAAAGGGGGCTTTGCCTAGATATTATTTCCAAATTATATCTGGCGGGATCAAGATGAGTTATTATAATGAAAAAGGAAATGAATTTATACAGGGTATTTTTGGCAAAGATAAAAGCTTTGGAGAACCGCCTCTATTAGCCAATTTGACTTACCCTGCCAATGCGATTACCTTGCGTAAAACTTCTATTATTAAGATCCCAAAAGAAGATTTTGAACGGCTGCTTTTAGAAAATCAGGAGGTGCACATCAACCTTACTAAAAAGCTTTCTAAACGATTATACTTCAAGGCTGTGATGGCAAATGGGATAACCTCCAACTCCGCAGAAGAGGCTATTTTATCTTTATTTGATTATATCAAAACCAATGTACACAATAAGTCAGCACCCTTTTCTTGCAAAATTGACTTAACGAGAAAGAATATTGCAGGTTTGACAGGGTTAACAACGGAAACCACGATTAGAAAAATAAAAGAAATGGAAGCCAATAAACGTTTAAAAATTATTGATAGCAAAGTTTATTATTAG
- a CDS encoding radical SAM/SPASM domain-containing protein, which yields MDNIQIEEHDGLFLAYKPSIGALSVLNSLELMGFKLFTETENSKEKMIDLLCQLGATPNYAEERTNELYKRLVVEGWMRKSIPKRAPEVIQSVYFTLTRECDLACQYCYQGLRNRKKKEMPLEDAKATLDKIKKLNPNCHIIITGGEPFMHPNAFEILDYCESLGLSFGILCNGTYLDEPTVDKLCTYKYLKRTQISIDGFTEAVHSITRSKRNYDLVMKAIDLVSEKGLPFLLAPTIHEMNKDEIYDIAALAVSKGGWYSPNNLRTFPHDENTFLSLSNDSLLAVTKEVGQKMQANFSREVLLKAKMSVETPNVCSVDSPNSTYICGTGSTLLDIDWNGEVYPCHLLKDRNLILGNIFTQEFSDIYRTVEEKKIRVTSNDIEKCSGCKFTSTCGGGCRAGAFYAYDSLAREDDLCDVNYVSNLSSTLRSHPNFEKLNITALDV from the coding sequence ATGGATAATATTCAAATAGAAGAACATGATGGATTATTTCTAGCTTATAAGCCCTCTATAGGTGCTTTAAGTGTTCTTAATTCTCTTGAATTGATGGGGTTTAAGTTATTTACAGAAACCGAAAATTCCAAAGAAAAAATGATTGATTTGCTTTGCCAACTTGGGGCAACGCCTAATTATGCAGAGGAAAGAACCAATGAATTATATAAGCGACTTGTGGTAGAAGGTTGGATGCGAAAATCGATTCCCAAGCGAGCGCCAGAAGTTATCCAATCGGTTTACTTCACCTTAACTCGAGAATGTGATTTAGCCTGCCAGTATTGTTACCAAGGTCTTAGAAATCGAAAGAAAAAAGAGATGCCCTTGGAGGATGCCAAGGCTACTTTGGATAAAATAAAAAAATTAAATCCAAACTGTCATATTATTATCACAGGAGGAGAACCCTTTATGCATCCAAATGCTTTTGAAATCTTAGATTATTGCGAAAGCTTAGGATTGAGTTTTGGAATTTTATGCAATGGAACCTATCTAGATGAGCCAACCGTTGATAAACTTTGTACTTATAAATATTTAAAAAGAACCCAAATTAGTATTGATGGTTTTACAGAAGCAGTACATTCTATAACAAGAAGTAAACGGAATTATGATTTGGTAATGAAAGCAATAGACCTTGTTTCAGAAAAAGGTTTGCCTTTCTTGTTAGCTCCAACTATTCATGAAATGAATAAGGATGAAATCTATGACATTGCGGCATTAGCGGTCAGCAAGGGAGGTTGGTATTCGCCCAATAATTTGAGAACATTCCCACATGATGAAAACACCTTTTTGAGTCTGTCCAATGATTCTTTGTTGGCGGTAACGAAGGAGGTTGGGCAAAAAATGCAAGCAAATTTCTCAAGAGAAGTTTTGTTAAAAGCTAAGATGAGTGTCGAAACGCCCAATGTTTGCAGTGTAGACAGTCCAAATTCAACCTATATTTGTGGGACAGGTTCTACACTATTGGATATAGATTGGAATGGAGAAGTGTACCCTTGTCATTTACTCAAAGATAGAAACTTGATCCTTGGTAATATCTTTACGCAGGAGTTTAGTGATATTTATAGAACGGTTGAAGAAAAGAAGATTAGGGTTACTTCTAATGACATTGAAAAATGCTCAGGCTGCAAATTTACTTCTACTTGTGGTGGTGGCTGTAGAGCAGGGGCTTTCTATGCCTATGATTCCTTGGCAAGAGAAGATGATTTATGTGATGTAAATTATGTTTCTAACTTGTCTAGTACATTGAGATCGCATCCAAATTTTGAAAAACTTAATATTACAGCACTTGACGTATAA
- a CDS encoding S53 family peptidase, translating into MQNFITKLVQFFINFFSSHYEFQLGESHHHELFKKGEPLASHTKIEVLIVLTKAASNVETIVLVEEFSKKYQLKVTEKALGKKLVRLTGTTENIEKAFRIKLHNYHGEGQQFYSHGAAYCLPKTLKGKVMAVLGLDNLPIHLKTTGVLPDITEEKAANNFTATELTQLYKFPEKLDGKGNTIAVIELGGGFAQSDIDAYFKAVNIPTPEIKTVLVGAAKNDPSDEQFSQEVLLDIQVVGSAAPGAQLVVYFAENSKKGYVDAVLAAVNDDSNLPTILSMSWGSPESQWPQAIVIAMEDALTNAKGKAITVIASSGDKGSTDGLMGSLSVNYPASSPFVLGCGGTTITTKGSAIIEEVVWNTFEDMYFIDTTGGGISTLFPVPAWQKKANAITLGNFSPAKTGRGVPDVSLHAQNYMFYQDGEKKFQSGTSAVVPMWAGLIARFNQGTNSKLGFVNEQLYGIWLNKETSKGFNDVLSGQNGDNFYKAAKGWDPCTGLGSPISELLLSELKKNNEV; encoded by the coding sequence ATGCAAAATTTCATTACAAAATTAGTCCAGTTTTTTATCAACTTTTTTAGTTCTCATTATGAATTTCAGTTAGGCGAAAGCCATCATCATGAATTATTTAAAAAGGGGGAACCTTTGGCTTCTCATACAAAAATAGAGGTGCTAATAGTACTAACAAAAGCTGCTTCAAATGTTGAGACGATTGTGCTAGTAGAGGAGTTTTCTAAAAAATACCAACTAAAAGTAACCGAAAAAGCATTGGGCAAAAAACTAGTACGATTAACAGGGACTACTGAAAATATCGAAAAAGCTTTTCGGATAAAACTTCATAATTATCATGGAGAAGGACAACAGTTCTATTCTCATGGTGCTGCTTATTGTCTGCCCAAAACGTTAAAGGGCAAAGTAATGGCTGTATTAGGCTTAGATAATTTACCAATTCATTTAAAAACAACAGGGGTGTTGCCCGATATTACAGAAGAGAAAGCAGCCAATAACTTTACAGCAACGGAATTAACCCAATTATACAAATTTCCAGAAAAATTAGATGGAAAAGGAAATACGATTGCGGTTATAGAACTGGGAGGCGGTTTTGCTCAAAGCGATATCGATGCTTATTTTAAGGCCGTCAATATACCTACTCCTGAAATAAAAACAGTATTGGTTGGCGCTGCTAAAAATGATCCTTCAGATGAGCAATTTTCTCAAGAAGTATTGCTGGATATTCAGGTTGTTGGGTCGGCAGCACCAGGCGCTCAATTAGTGGTTTATTTTGCCGAAAATTCTAAGAAGGGATATGTTGATGCAGTCCTTGCTGCCGTTAATGACGATAGCAACCTTCCAACTATTTTATCCATGAGTTGGGGATCTCCTGAAAGTCAATGGCCGCAAGCTATTGTAATAGCAATGGAAGATGCTTTAACGAATGCAAAAGGTAAAGCTATTACGGTCATAGCTTCTTCTGGGGATAAAGGTTCTACGGATGGATTGATGGGGAGTTTGAGTGTAAATTATCCTGCCTCCAGTCCTTTTGTATTAGGATGTGGGGGAACAACAATAACAACAAAAGGCAGTGCAATTATCGAAGAAGTGGTCTGGAATACTTTTGAAGATATGTACTTTATTGATACAACGGGAGGGGGAATTAGCACGCTATTCCCTGTACCAGCTTGGCAAAAAAAGGCAAATGCAATAACCTTGGGCAACTTCTCCCCAGCTAAAACAGGAAGAGGAGTGCCTGATGTTAGTTTGCATGCTCAAAATTATATGTTCTATCAAGATGGCGAAAAGAAATTTCAATCAGGGACTAGCGCTGTTGTGCCAATGTGGGCAGGATTGATTGCTCGTTTTAATCAGGGAACAAATAGTAAATTAGGCTTTGTTAATGAACAACTATATGGAATATGGTTGAATAAAGAAACAAGCAAAGGGTTTAATGATGTGCTTAGTGGGCAAAATGGAGATAACTTTTATAAAGCAGCTAAAGGTTGGGACCCTTGTACAGGTTTGGGAAGTCCTATTTCGGAGCTGTTGTTATCTGAATTAAAGAAAAATAACGAAGTATAA
- a CDS encoding T9SS type A sorting domain-containing protein translates to MKKIYLSLSLLCLFIGQAQTQTYADDVAQIIFDNCTSCHHNGGIAPFSLMNYTDVSSKASWIQTEVNSGNMPPWSPDDTYSQFAHARSLTTAEITTINNWVNAGAPQGNPANTPPPPVYNPNNWQLGTPDLSIRIPDYISKATFGNDDYVCFSVPTNLVTAETIQAIEVIPGDPSIVHHLLAYIDANNTYGTDTLSHSCGGPTNLPLIAGYTPGSSPSQFPNSTGLKMGINLPANSRIIFAMHYPEGSQGKMDSTRINFHFYPQGTSGVRQVSANPVLSDYSFTINSNTIDSVDAWFPSATLPVSTNYSFFSIFPHAHLLGKNFIVYAVNHFPPYDKIPLIHIPKWDFDWQGFYVFKYLQKMPAGYKLYGKAVYDNTTNNPYNPNNPPQNISFGLNTTDEMFLVYFQYMPYQTGDELINIDSLLQLQNYTSTAPIATNQQGVFLTSYPNPSNDLTTIQYYTQYDAKVELGIYNLQGKLVKQLLNADRTKGEYFTAWDGRNDTGTKVPAGIYISQLHINGKTVTHKIVRH, encoded by the coding sequence ATGAAAAAAATTTACCTCTCCCTAAGTCTTCTTTGCTTATTTATAGGGCAAGCACAGACGCAAACCTATGCTGATGATGTTGCACAAATTATATTTGATAACTGCACTTCTTGTCATCACAACGGAGGAATTGCTCCCTTCTCATTAATGAATTACACCGATGTTTCTAGTAAAGCTTCTTGGATACAAACAGAGGTCAATAGTGGTAATATGCCTCCTTGGTCTCCCGATGATACCTATTCACAATTTGCACATGCTAGAAGTTTAACAACGGCTGAAATTACCACCATCAATAATTGGGTAAATGCAGGTGCTCCGCAAGGCAACCCAGCTAATACCCCTCCCCCACCAGTATACAATCCTAACAACTGGCAATTGGGCACTCCTGATTTGAGCATTAGAATTCCTGACTACATTAGCAAAGCAACTTTTGGCAATGATGACTATGTTTGTTTCTCTGTCCCAACAAATTTGGTAACGGCAGAAACCATTCAAGCAATTGAAGTTATTCCTGGAGATCCATCTATTGTTCATCACCTTCTCGCTTATATTGATGCCAATAATACCTATGGAACGGATACCTTAAGCCATAGTTGTGGAGGACCAACCAACCTGCCGCTAATAGCGGGTTACACGCCTGGCAGTTCTCCTTCACAGTTTCCAAATTCTACAGGACTAAAAATGGGAATTAATTTACCCGCCAATTCCAGAATTATTTTTGCCATGCATTACCCTGAAGGAAGCCAAGGAAAAATGGATAGCACTCGAATTAATTTTCACTTCTATCCTCAAGGAACCAGTGGAGTACGCCAAGTTTCTGCCAATCCCGTACTTTCAGATTATTCATTTACCATCAATTCTAATACTATTGATAGCGTAGACGCTTGGTTTCCGAGTGCTACCCTCCCAGTGTCTACCAATTATTCTTTTTTTAGCATCTTTCCTCATGCTCATTTACTAGGCAAAAACTTTATTGTTTATGCTGTTAATCACTTTCCTCCTTATGACAAAATTCCCTTAATTCATATTCCAAAATGGGATTTTGATTGGCAAGGTTTTTATGTCTTCAAGTATTTACAAAAAATGCCTGCTGGTTATAAATTATATGGTAAAGCCGTTTATGATAACACCACCAACAACCCTTATAACCCTAACAATCCTCCCCAAAACATCAGTTTTGGACTCAACACCACAGACGAAATGTTTTTGGTTTATTTCCAATACATGCCCTATCAGACTGGTGATGAACTCATCAATATTGATAGCCTTTTGCAGCTCCAAAATTACACTAGCACAGCCCCCATTGCGACCAATCAGCAAGGAGTATTCTTAACTTCTTACCCCAATCCTTCCAATGATCTCACAACCATTCAGTATTATACTCAATACGATGCCAAGGTCGAATTGGGCATTTATAATCTACAGGGAAAACTGGTCAAACAATTACTAAATGCTGATCGCACCAAAGGAGAATATTTTACAGCATGGGACGGGCGCAATGATACAGGTACTAAGGTTCCTGCTGGCATATACATCAGTCAACTTCATATCAATGGCAAAACCGTCACACATAAGATTGTTCGACATTAA
- a CDS encoding DEAD/DEAH box helicase, with protein MVRFEELKLTRQYLNALEDLGFEQATAIQIKAIPAIRSGQHVIGIAQTGTGKTAAYVLPILQRLGYAKGIAARCIILVPTKELVVQVRQQIEELAKYTDIRFEGIYGGVGRKAQAKAIHDGVDIIVTTPRRLLELYEKENIKLNKIEIMVMDEADRMMDMGFMGQINTILEVVPTKKQNLLFSATFSPKVEELSWNFMDFPIKIEITPEATPVETVEQVRYDVPNFLTKLNLLTHLLEDEEAFNRIIVFVKTKQSANQIFNRLQKYGKENVRLIHSNKGQNTRINAFQDFKEGKIRILVATDVMARGIDIKDVSHVINFDVPTVYEDYVHRIGRTGRAFRTGAAITFVTKADVYHIHKIEKKIRMAIPMLNMPASIEITETPFFENQEMERAIDAQKHKEDPTYQGAFHEKKSYKAKIKNKQSKRPKKYTGKTNSGYISKANKGKRTSSKKKRHKK; from the coding sequence ATGGTACGTTTCGAAGAATTAAAATTAACAAGACAGTATCTAAATGCTTTAGAAGATTTAGGTTTTGAACAGGCAACAGCCATCCAAATTAAGGCAATCCCTGCTATTCGATCAGGGCAACACGTCATTGGTATAGCTCAAACGGGGACAGGAAAAACAGCAGCTTATGTATTGCCTATTTTGCAACGATTAGGTTATGCAAAGGGGATTGCTGCCCGTTGTATTATTTTGGTGCCGACCAAAGAATTGGTTGTACAGGTAAGACAACAAATAGAAGAGCTAGCCAAGTACACGGATATTCGGTTTGAGGGAATTTATGGAGGAGTCGGTCGAAAAGCACAGGCAAAAGCCATTCACGATGGGGTTGATATTATTGTTACCACTCCTAGACGTTTATTGGAACTCTATGAAAAAGAAAACATAAAGCTCAATAAGATAGAGATTATGGTCATGGATGAGGCGGACAGGATGATGGATATGGGCTTTATGGGACAAATCAATACAATCCTAGAGGTGGTACCAACCAAGAAACAAAACCTGTTGTTCTCAGCAACATTTTCGCCTAAAGTAGAGGAGTTGAGTTGGAATTTTATGGACTTTCCCATTAAGATAGAAATTACGCCTGAGGCAACTCCTGTTGAAACAGTAGAACAGGTACGTTACGATGTGCCTAATTTTTTGACCAAGCTAAACTTGTTAACGCATCTACTAGAAGATGAAGAAGCATTTAATCGGATAATTGTTTTTGTCAAAACCAAACAATCCGCCAATCAAATCTTTAATCGTTTACAAAAATATGGCAAAGAAAATGTTAGGCTAATTCATTCGAACAAAGGTCAAAATACTAGAATTAATGCCTTTCAGGATTTTAAGGAGGGAAAGATACGTATTTTAGTGGCAACAGATGTTATGGCTAGGGGGATTGATATTAAGGATGTTAGCCATGTAATTAACTTTGATGTGCCCACGGTTTATGAGGATTATGTACATCGGATTGGTCGCACAGGGCGTGCTTTTCGCACAGGAGCTGCGATTACTTTTGTAACCAAGGCAGATGTTTATCATATTCACAAGATAGAAAAGAAAATACGCATGGCAATTCCGATGTTAAACATGCCAGCGTCTATCGAAATAACAGAAACTCCTTTCTTTGAAAATCAAGAAATGGAGCGTGCTATTGATGCACAAAAACACAAAGAAGACCCTACCTATCAGGGGGCATTCCATGAGAAAAAGAGCTATAAAGCAAAGATAAAAAATAAACAAAGTAAACGACCTAAGAAGTATACTGGAAAAACAAATTCGGGGTATATTTCAAAAGCCAATAAAGGAAAACGAACTTCTTCGAAGAAGAAACGACACAAAAAATAG
- a CDS encoding HPP family protein yields the protein MKKIIKNLLPFITTISCFGCIYWFHAIFFNTLKEECLIAAFGASAVLAFSNFGVSSQYAPKNMFLGAMLGASIGVYMNTVHLDRTVAILFAISSCVLLMDLTKLKYPPGGAMALIPIVSNNKEIQDLGYFFILCPVLTGIGIIFFFSKLQKTINNRL from the coding sequence ATGAAAAAAATAATAAAGAATCTTCTTCCTTTTATAACAACAATAAGCTGTTTTGGTTGTATTTATTGGTTTCATGCAATTTTCTTTAATACGCTGAAAGAAGAGTGCTTAATCGCTGCTTTTGGGGCATCAGCAGTTTTGGCATTTTCTAATTTTGGGGTATCCTCTCAATATGCGCCTAAAAACATGTTTTTAGGCGCTATGCTGGGGGCTAGTATAGGGGTATATATGAATACAGTCCATTTAGATAGAACAGTTGCCATTTTATTTGCTATTAGTTCGTGTGTTCTTTTAATGGATCTGACAAAGTTAAAATATCCCCCTGGAGGAGCGATGGCACTGATTCCAATTGTATCCAACAACAAAGAAATCCAAGACTTAGGATATTTCTTTATTTTATGTCCAGTTTTAACGGGAATAGGTATTATTTTTTTCTTTTCAAAACTACAAAAAACTATAAATAATAGATTATGA